One part of the Lemur catta isolate mLemCat1 chromosome 13, mLemCat1.pri, whole genome shotgun sequence genome encodes these proteins:
- the SLITRK6 gene encoding SLIT and NTRK-like protein 6, which yields MKLWIHLLCASLLACISLQYQTPVSSARGSCDSLCNCEEKDGTMLINCEEKGIKKLSQIIVPPSRPFHLSLLNNGLTMLHTNDFSGLTNAISIHLGFNNIADIETGAFNGLGLLKQLHINHNSLEILKEDTFHGLENLEFLQADNNFITVIEPSAFSKLSRLKVLILNDNAIESFPPNIFRFVPLTHLDLRGNQLQTLPYVGFLEHIGRILDLQLEDNKWACNCDLLQLKIWLENMPPQAIIGDVVCNSPPLFKGSILSRIKKESICPIPPVYEEHEDPSGSLHLAATSSISDSRISTKTTSILKLPTKAPGLIPYITKPPTQLPGPYCPIPCNCKVLSPSGLLIHCQERNIESLSDLKPPPQNPRKLILAGNIIHTLMKSDLVEYFTLEMLHLGNNRIEVLEEGSFMNLTRLQKLYLNGNHLTKLSRGMFLGLHNLEYLYLEYNAVKEILPGTFNPMPKLKVLYLNNNLLQVLPPHIFSGVPLTRINLKTNQFTHLPVSNILDDLDLLTQIDLEDNPWDCSCDLVGLQQWIQKLGKNTVTDDILCTSPGHLDKKELKALNSELLCPGLVNNPSLPTQTGFIIVTTPTTTTNTADTILRSLTDAVPLSVLILGLLIVFITIVFCAAGIVVLVLHRRRRYKKKQVNEQMRDNSPVHLQYSMYGHKTTHHTTERPSASLYEQHMVSPMVHVYRSPSFGPKHLEEEEEKNEKEGSDAKHLQRSLLERENHSPLTGSNMKYKTTNQSTEFLSFQDASSLYRNILEKERELQQLGITEYLRKNIAQLQPDMEVHYPGAHEELKLMETLMYARPRKVLVEQTKNEYFELKANLHAEPDYLEVLEQQT from the coding sequence ATGAAGCTGTGGATTCATCTCTTATGTGCATCTCTCCTTGCCTGTATATCTTTACAGTACCAAACGCCAGTGTCCTCAGCCAGAGGGTCTTGTGAttctctttgcaattgtgaggaAAAAGATGGCACAATGCTAATAAATTGTGAAGAAAAAGGTATCAAGAAGTTATCCCAAATAATTGTGCCACCATCACGACCTTTTCACCTAAGCTTATTAAATAATGGCTTGACAATGCTTCACACAAATGACTTTTCTGGGCTTACCAATGCTATCTCAATACACCTTGGATTTAACAATATTGCAGATATTGAGACAGGTGCATTTAATGGCCTTGGCCTCCTTAAACAACTTCATATCAATCACAATTCTTTAGAAATTCTTAAAGAGGATACCTTTCATGGACTGGAAAACCTGGAATTCCTCCAAGCAGATAACAATTTTATTACAGTGATTGAACCAAGTGCCTTTAGCAAGCTCAGCAGACTTAAAGTGTTAATATTAAATGACAATGCCATTGAGAGTTTTCCTCCAAACATATTCCGGTTTGTTCCTTTAACCCATCTAGATCTTCGTGGAAACCAGTTGCAAACATTGCCTTATGTTGGATTTTTAGAACACATTGGCCGAATATTGGATCTCCAGTTGGAGGACAATAAATGGGCCTGTAATTGTGACTTATTGCAGCTAAAAATTTGGTTGGAAAACATGCCTCCACAGGCTATAATTGGTGATGTTGTGTGTAATAGCCCTCCACTTTTCAAGGGAAGCATACTAAGTAGAATAAAAAAGGAATCTATTTGCCCCATTCCACCAGTTTATGAAGAACATGAGGATCCTTCAGGATCATTACACCTGGCAGCGACATCTTCAATAAGTGATAGTCGCATATCCACCAAGACCACATCCATTTTAAAACTGCCCACCAAAGCTCCAGGTTTGATACCTTATATTACAAAGCCACCCACTCAACTTCCAGGACCCTACTGTCCCATTCCTTGTAACTGCAAAGTCTTATCCCCATCAGGACTTCTAATCCACTGTCAAGAACGCAACATTGAAAGCTTATCAGATCTGAAACCTCCTCCACAGAATCCTAGAAAGCTTATTCTAGCAGGAAATATTATTCACACTTTAATGAAGTCTGATCTAGTTGAATATTTCACTTTGGAAATGCTCCACTTGGGAAATAATCGTATTGAAGTTCTTGAAGAAGGATCATTTATGAATCTAACAAGATTACAAAAGCTCTATCTAAATGGTAACCATCTGACCAAATTAAGCAGAGGCATGTTCCTTGGTCTCCACAATCTTGAGTACTTATATCTCGAATACAATGCAGTTAAGGAAATATTACCAGGAACATTTAACCCAATGCCTAAACTTAAAGTCCTCTATTTAAATAACAACCTCCTGCAAGTTTTACCACCACATATTTTTTCAGGAGTTCCCCTAACTAGGATAAATCTTAAAACAAACCAGTTTACTCATCTGCCTGTAAGTAATATCTTGGATGATCTTGATTTACTGACCCAGATTGACCTTGAGGATAACCCCTGGGACTGCTCCTGTGACCTGGTTGGATTGCAGCAATGGATACAAAAATTAGGCAAGAACACAGTGACAGATGACATCCTTTGCACCTCTCCAGGGCATCTTgacaaaaaggaattaaaagcCCTAAATAGTGAACTTCTCTGCCCAGGTTTAGTAAATAACCCATCCCTGCCAACTCAGACTGGTTTCATTATTGTCACTACtcctacaacaacaacaaatacagCCGATACTATTTTAAGATCTCTTACTGATGCTGTACCACTATCTGTTCTGATTTTAGGACTTCTGATTGTGTTTATAACTATTGTGTTCTGTGCTGCAGGGATAGTGGTTCTTGTTCTCCACCGCAGGAGAAGgtacaaaaagaaacaagtaaatgaGCAAATGAGAGACAACAGTCCTGTGCATCTTCAATACAGCATGTATGGACATAAAACAACGCATCACACTACTGAAAGACCCTCTGCCTCACTCTACGAGCAGCACATGGTGAGCCCCATGGTTCATGTCTATAGAAGTCCATCCTTTGGTCCAAAGCatttggaagaggaagaagagaagaatgagaaagaaggaagtgaTGCAAAACATCTCCAAAGAAGTCTTTTGGAACGGGAAAACCACTCACCTCTTACAGGGTCAAATATGAAATACAAAACCACAAACCAGTCAACAGAATTTTTATCCTTCCAGGATGCCAGTTCATTGTAtaggaatattttagaaaaggaaagagaacttcAGCAATTGGGAATCACAGAATATCTAAGGAAAAACATTGCTCAGCTCCAGCCAGACATGGAGGTACATTATCCTGGAGCCCACGAAGAGTTGAAATTAATGGAAACATTAATGTACGCACGGCCAAGGAAGGTCTTAGTGGAGCAgactaaaaatgaatattttgagCTCAAAGCTAATTTACATGCTGAACCTGATTATTTGGAAGTCCTGGAGCAACAAACATAG